The Chlorocebus sabaeus isolate Y175 chromosome 16, mChlSab1.0.hap1, whole genome shotgun sequence genome window below encodes:
- the ARRB2 gene encoding beta-arrestin-2 isoform X4 translates to MSDRSLHLEASLDKELYYHGEPLSVNVHVTNNSTKTVKKIKVSVRQYADICLFSTAQYKCPVAQLEQDDQVSPSSTFCKVYTITPLLSDNREKRGLALDGKLKHEDTNLASSTIVKEGANKEVLGILVSYRVKVKLVVSRGGDVSVELPFVLMHPKPHDHTPLPRPQSAAPETDVPVDTNLIEFDTNYATDDDIVFEDFARLRLKGMKDDDYDDQLC, encoded by the exons TGTCTGACCGGTCCCTGCACCTCGAGGCTTCCCTGGACAAGGAG CTGTACTACCATGGGGAGCCCCTCAGTGTAAATGTCCACGTCACCAACAACTCCACCAAGACCGTCAAGAAGATCAAAGTCTCTG TGAGACAGTACGCCGACATCTGCCTCTTCAGCACCGCCCAGTACAAGTGTCCTGTGGCTCAACTCGAACAAGA TGACCAGGTATCTCCCAGCTCCACGTTCTGTAAGGTGTACACCATAACCCCGCTGCTCAGTGACAACCGGGAGAAGCGGGGTCTCGCCCTGGATGGGAAACTCAAACACGAGGACACCAACCTGGCTTCCAGCACCAT CGTGAAGGAGGGTGCCAACAAGGAGGTGCTGGGAATCCTGGTGTCCTACAGGGTCAAGGTGAAGCTGGTGGTGTCTCGAGGCGG ggATGTCTCTGTGGAGCTGCCTTTTGTTCTTATGCACCCCAAGCCCCACGACCACACCCCCCTCCCCAGACCCCAGTCAG CCGCTCCGGAGACAGACGTCCCTGTGGACACCAACCTCATTGAATTTGATACCAA CTATGCCACAGATGATGACATTGTGTTTGAGGACTTTGCCCGGCTTCGGCTGAAGGGGATGAAGGATGACGACTATGATGACCAACTCTGCTAG